In Juglans microcarpa x Juglans regia isolate MS1-56 chromosome 7D, Jm3101_v1.0, whole genome shotgun sequence, the following are encoded in one genomic region:
- the LOC121239223 gene encoding pentatricopeptide repeat-containing protein At5g01110 isoform X1: protein MATQRLLSPRSTLRVTFFFTKPPFHDQAHSHGLHSHSSPPNPDPKHGLRALQTQDQSDSIPPLSDSFSVEKMLFCLKQGNSNSLRNYLFLLNPLLVVEVLYRCRGNLLLGQRFIDSILLNCPNFKHSSQSLSAMAHVLVSSRRLSDAQSLVLRMVRKSGVLRVEVVESLASVCDRLGSNSSVFDLLIRTYVQARKLREGSEAFRLLRSKGFHVSINACNSLLGGLVKVGWVDLAWAVYGEIVRSGIGLNVYTLNIMVNALCKDGKIDSVNLFLSDMKEKGVFPDIVTYNTLINAYCLEGLIDDAFEVMNSMSDKGLKPGIFTYNAIINGLCKNRKYGRAKEVLEEMLRNGLCPDTATYNTLLAESCRKDNILEAEEIFNEMLHCGVVPDLFSFSSLIGVFMRNGHLDKALLHFGNMKKASLVPDNVIYTILIDGYCRNGTMSEALKMRDEMLERGCVMDVVTYNTILNGLCREKMLADANELFNEMVERGVFPDFYTFTTLIHGYCKVGNMNKALGLFETMTQRNLKPDIVTYNTLIDGFCKVGEMEKAEELWDDMISRGISPNHISYGILINGFCSMGHVSEAFRLWDEMVEKGIKPSIVTCNTVVKGYCRSGNALKADDFLSKMMSKGVVPDSITYNTLINGYVKEENMDKAFFLINKMERQGLLPDIITYNVILNGFCREGRMKGAELILQKMIEKGINPDRSTYTSLINGHVSQDNLKAAFQFHDEMLQKGYVPDDKF from the coding sequence ATGGCCACTCAACGGCTACTTTCCCCAAGATCCACTCTCAGAGTCACATTCTTCTTCACAAAACCACCATTCCATGACCAAGCTCATTCTCACGGACTTCACTCCCACTCTTCTCCTCCAAACCCTGATCCTAAGCATGGCCTCAGAGCCCTTCAAACCCAGGACCAATCAGATTCAATTCCTCCTCTATCAGATTCTTTCTCGGTTGAGAAGATGCTGTTCTGTTTAAAGCAAGGTAATTCCAATTCATTGCGCAATTATCTATTTCTGTTAAACCCTTTACTTGTGGTTGAAGTTCTTTACCGGTGTCGTGGAAATTTGCTTCTGGGTCAGAGATTCATTGACTCAATTTTGTTGAATTGTCCAAATTTTAAGCATTCGTCGCAATCTTTGAGTGCAATGGCTCACGTTTTGGTAAGTAGCCGGAGGCTTTCAGATGCGCAGTCTTTGGTTCTTAGAATGGTACGGAAGAGTGGAGTATTGCGGGTTGAGGTTGTTGAATCATTGGCTTCGGTGTGTGACCGATTGGGGTCCAATTCATCGGTTTTTGATTTGTTGATTAGGACCTATGTACAAGCTAGGAAGTTAAGGGAAGGGTCTGAGGCATTTCGTTTGTTGAGAAGTAAAGGGTTTCATGTTTCTATCAATGCCTGCAATAGTCTTCTTGGTGGGCTTGTGAAGGTAGGGTGGGTTGATTTGGCATGGGCGGTATATGGGGAAATTGTTAGGAGTGGAATTggtttgaatgtttatacactaaatattatggttaatgcGTTATGTAAAGATGGGAAAATTGATAGTGTCAACTTGTTCTTGTCAGACATGAAAGAGAAGGGGGTTTTTCCAGATATTGTGACGTATAATACACTAATCAATGCATATTGTCTTGAAGGGCTAATAGATGATGCTTTTGAGGTAATGAACTCAATGTCGGATAAGGGGTTGAAACCAGGCATTTTCACTTATAATGCCATCATAAATGGTTTATGTAAGAACAGAAAGTATGGAAGAGCAAAGGAAGTATTGGAGGAGATGTTGCGTAACGGGTTGTGTCCTGATACTGCTACGTATAACACACTACTTGCGGAGAGTTGCAGAAAGGATAATATTTTGGAAGCTGAAGagatttttaatgaaatgcTGCACTGCGGTGTCGTTCCTGATTTATTTAGCTTTAGTTCACTTATTGGGGTTTTTATGAGGAATGGGCATCTTGATAAGGCATTATTGCATTTCGGAAATATGAAGAAAGCTAGCTTGGTTCCAGATAATGTCATCTATACGATTCTTATAGATGGGTATTGCAGAAACGGCACAATGTCAGAGGCATTGAAGATGCGGGATGAAATGCTTGAGCGAGGTTGTGTTATGGATGTAGTTACATACAACACCATTTTGAATGGATTGTGCAGGGAGAAGATGCTGGCTGATGCAAATGAGCTCTTCAACGAGATGGTAGAAAGGGGTGTCTTTCCTGATTTCTACACTTTCACCACTCTCATTCATGGGTATTGCAAGGTTGGGAATATGAATAAAGCACTTGGCTTGTTTGAGACAATGACGCAGAGGAATCTCAAGCCTGACATAGTGACATACAATACATTAATTGATGGGTTTTGCAAAGTAGGTGAAATGGAGAAAGCTGAGGAGTTATGGGATGATATGATCTCTAGAGGGATTTCTCCCAATCACATTTCCTATGGCATTCTCATTAATGGATTTTGTAGTATGGGGCATGTATCTGAGGCTTTCAGGTTGTGGGATGAGATGGTTGAAAAAGGCATCAAACCCTCTATAGTTACATGCAACACTGTTGTAAAGGGCTATTGCCGGTCAGGTAATGCATTGAAGGCAGATGACTTCTTGAGCAAGATGATGTCAAAAGGAGTTGTTCCTGATAGCATTACTTATAACACTCTTATCAATGGTTACGTAAAAGAAGAGAATATGGACAAAgctttttttttgataaacaaGATGGAGAGACAAGGACTATTGCCAGACATTATTACatataatgtaattttaaatgggttttgtAGAGAAGGTAGAATG
- the LOC121239223 gene encoding pentatricopeptide repeat-containing protein At5g01110 isoform X2: protein MAHVLVSSRRLSDAQSLVLRMVRKSGVLRVEVVESLASVCDRLGSNSSVFDLLIRTYVQARKLREGSEAFRLLRSKGFHVSINACNSLLGGLVKVGWVDLAWAVYGEIVRSGIGLNVYTLNIMVNALCKDGKIDSVNLFLSDMKEKGVFPDIVTYNTLINAYCLEGLIDDAFEVMNSMSDKGLKPGIFTYNAIINGLCKNRKYGRAKEVLEEMLRNGLCPDTATYNTLLAESCRKDNILEAEEIFNEMLHCGVVPDLFSFSSLIGVFMRNGHLDKALLHFGNMKKASLVPDNVIYTILIDGYCRNGTMSEALKMRDEMLERGCVMDVVTYNTILNGLCREKMLADANELFNEMVERGVFPDFYTFTTLIHGYCKVGNMNKALGLFETMTQRNLKPDIVTYNTLIDGFCKVGEMEKAEELWDDMISRGISPNHISYGILINGFCSMGHVSEAFRLWDEMVEKGIKPSIVTCNTVVKGYCRSGNALKADDFLSKMMSKGVVPDSITYNTLINGYVKEENMDKAFFLINKMERQGLLPDIITYNVILNGFCREGRMKGAELILQKMIEKGINPDRSTYTSLINGHVSQDNLKAAFQFHDEMLQKGYVPDDKF, encoded by the coding sequence ATGGCTCACGTTTTGGTAAGTAGCCGGAGGCTTTCAGATGCGCAGTCTTTGGTTCTTAGAATGGTACGGAAGAGTGGAGTATTGCGGGTTGAGGTTGTTGAATCATTGGCTTCGGTGTGTGACCGATTGGGGTCCAATTCATCGGTTTTTGATTTGTTGATTAGGACCTATGTACAAGCTAGGAAGTTAAGGGAAGGGTCTGAGGCATTTCGTTTGTTGAGAAGTAAAGGGTTTCATGTTTCTATCAATGCCTGCAATAGTCTTCTTGGTGGGCTTGTGAAGGTAGGGTGGGTTGATTTGGCATGGGCGGTATATGGGGAAATTGTTAGGAGTGGAATTggtttgaatgtttatacactaaatattatggttaatgcGTTATGTAAAGATGGGAAAATTGATAGTGTCAACTTGTTCTTGTCAGACATGAAAGAGAAGGGGGTTTTTCCAGATATTGTGACGTATAATACACTAATCAATGCATATTGTCTTGAAGGGCTAATAGATGATGCTTTTGAGGTAATGAACTCAATGTCGGATAAGGGGTTGAAACCAGGCATTTTCACTTATAATGCCATCATAAATGGTTTATGTAAGAACAGAAAGTATGGAAGAGCAAAGGAAGTATTGGAGGAGATGTTGCGTAACGGGTTGTGTCCTGATACTGCTACGTATAACACACTACTTGCGGAGAGTTGCAGAAAGGATAATATTTTGGAAGCTGAAGagatttttaatgaaatgcTGCACTGCGGTGTCGTTCCTGATTTATTTAGCTTTAGTTCACTTATTGGGGTTTTTATGAGGAATGGGCATCTTGATAAGGCATTATTGCATTTCGGAAATATGAAGAAAGCTAGCTTGGTTCCAGATAATGTCATCTATACGATTCTTATAGATGGGTATTGCAGAAACGGCACAATGTCAGAGGCATTGAAGATGCGGGATGAAATGCTTGAGCGAGGTTGTGTTATGGATGTAGTTACATACAACACCATTTTGAATGGATTGTGCAGGGAGAAGATGCTGGCTGATGCAAATGAGCTCTTCAACGAGATGGTAGAAAGGGGTGTCTTTCCTGATTTCTACACTTTCACCACTCTCATTCATGGGTATTGCAAGGTTGGGAATATGAATAAAGCACTTGGCTTGTTTGAGACAATGACGCAGAGGAATCTCAAGCCTGACATAGTGACATACAATACATTAATTGATGGGTTTTGCAAAGTAGGTGAAATGGAGAAAGCTGAGGAGTTATGGGATGATATGATCTCTAGAGGGATTTCTCCCAATCACATTTCCTATGGCATTCTCATTAATGGATTTTGTAGTATGGGGCATGTATCTGAGGCTTTCAGGTTGTGGGATGAGATGGTTGAAAAAGGCATCAAACCCTCTATAGTTACATGCAACACTGTTGTAAAGGGCTATTGCCGGTCAGGTAATGCATTGAAGGCAGATGACTTCTTGAGCAAGATGATGTCAAAAGGAGTTGTTCCTGATAGCATTACTTATAACACTCTTATCAATGGTTACGTAAAAGAAGAGAATATGGACAAAgctttttttttgataaacaaGATGGAGAGACAAGGACTATTGCCAGACATTATTACatataatgtaattttaaatgggttttgtAGAGAAGGTAGAATG
- the LOC121239590 gene encoding homeobox-DDT domain protein RLT1-like isoform X2 yields MEESSGVHSEENKASMDKDRKRRLKTPAQVMALEKFYDDHKYPTEEMKSQLAEQIGLTEKQISGWFCHRRLKDKKLFRDEACPSGRQDHSGAVIQDRGSGLVQDSCGSTKHGDYRHIDPREVESRRLYRNDFQAADLTYEHATHYTGTVSGTDNTSSESSSSSQDRLFCQTEDPDDRENSRYLTHNGVIAPINATSEKVIGYKPSGYLKVKGEIENAAVTAVKRQLGRHYREDGPLLGVEFQPLPPGAFESPIRNTIREPYHVGNPSLSHSPDISGLERQSSLSNDLYMERENCGSMHGSDNQDKISHPQFKQNSTVLNHTKPFCKQNSFSDLYEDSAGETTVYSNKRNQRMSGKHDVEGMRTDAIANRHTHYDGKIASELHDYDNVSPNIIHMSEKVKLKPSILIRKPCESVDTDTEERGLSMRMKKKEKVNGKLKGIKEYGNQVNLKMHPTKEMMVAKRVRPDIPKTDYVKKASFTGVPTWKHRSKGSVMEIPSSFSEDETAETSASLE; encoded by the exons ATGGAAG AATCAAGTGGAGTGCACTCTGAAGAGAATAAAGCATCTATGGATAAAGATAGGAAAAGAAGGCTCAAGACACCTGCCCAGGTTATGGCTTTGGAAAAATTCTATGATG ATCACAAATACCCTACGGAAGAAATGAAGTCCCAACTTGCAGAGCAGATAGGATTGACAGAAAAGCAAATATCTGGATGGTTTTGTCACAGAAGgttaaaagacaaaaaactGTTCAGAGATGAAGCTTGTCCTAGTGGACGACAAGATCATTCAGGTGCTGTTATTCAGGATCGTGGCAGTGGACTTGTACAAGATTCATGTGGCAGCACAAAACATGGTGATTATAGGCACATTGATCCAAGGGAAGTTGAAAGCCGAAGGCTCTATCGTAATGATTTTCAGGCTGCAGACCTCACCTATGAGCATGCTACTCATTATACAGGAACTGTCAGTGGCACAGATAATACGTCTTCAGAAAGTAGCTCATCTTCGCAAGACAGGTTGTTTTGCCAAACTGAGGATCCAGATGATAGGGAAAATTCTAGATACCTAACACATAATGGAGTCATTGCACCCATAAATGCTACTAGTGAAAAAGTGATTGGATATAAGCCATCAGGATACTTGAAAGTGAAGGGTGAAATTGAAAATGCTGCTGTTACTGCTGTTAAGAGGCAATTGGGGCGTCATTATCGAGAGGATGGTCCGCTGCTTGGTGTGGAATTTCAACCACTTCCTCCTGGTGCATTTGAGTCTCCAATTAGGAATACCATCCGTG AACCTTACCATGTTGGGAATCCTTCCCTTTCCCATTCTCCAGATATCTCTGGACTGGAAAGGCAATCCAGTCTCAGCAAT GATTTATATATGGAAAGGGAAAATTGTGGCAGCATGCATGGCTCTGACAATCAGGACAAGATATCTCATCCCCAATTCAAACAGAATTCAACTGTTCTCAACCATACAAAACCTTTCTGTAAGCAGAACTCTTTCTCTGATCTGTATGAAGATTCTGCAGGAGAAACCACTGTTTACAGCAATAAGAGGAATCAAAGAATGAGCGGTAAGCATGATGTTGAAGGGATGAGGACTGATGCTATCGCTAATCGTCACACTCATTATGATGGGAAAATCGCAAGTGAGTTGCATGATTATGATAATGTCAGCCCCAACATCATCCATATGAGTGAAAAAGTCAAATTGAAGCCTTCGATATTGATTCGTAAGCCCTGCGAATCAGTTGATACAGATACAGAAGAGAGGGGGTTATCTATGAGGATGAAAAAG AAGGAGAAAGTCAATGGAAAACTCAAGGGTATTAAAGAATATGGAAACCAAGTTAACTTAAAGATGCATCCAACAAAGGAAATGATG GTTGCAAAACGAGTCAGACCTGATATTCCTAAAACAGACTATGTGAAAAAAGCATCATTCACCGGAGTGCCGACATGGAAACATCGGAGCAAAGG ATCTGTCATGGAGATCCCGTCTAGCTTTAGCGAGGATGAAACTGCAGAAACCAGCGCTTCCCTGGAATAG
- the LOC121239590 gene encoding homeobox-DDT domain protein RLT1-like isoform X1 yields the protein MEESSGVHSEENKASMDKDRKRRLKTPAQVMALEKFYDDHKYPTEEMKSQLAEQIGLTEKQISGWFCHRRLKDKKLFRDEACPSGRQDHSGAVIQDRGSGLVQDSCGSTKHGDYRHIDPREVESRRLYRNDFQAADLTYEHATHYTGTVSGTDNTSSESSSSSQDRLFCQTEDPDDRENSRYLTHNGVIAPINATSEKVIGYKPSGYLKVKGEIENAAVTAVKRQLGRHYREDGPLLGVEFQPLPPGAFESPIRNTIREPYHVGNPSLSHSPDISGLERQSSLSNRYEMYNSNMGSQDLYMERENCGSMHGSDNQDKISHPQFKQNSTVLNHTKPFCKQNSFSDLYEDSAGETTVYSNKRNQRMSGKHDVEGMRTDAIANRHTHYDGKIASELHDYDNVSPNIIHMSEKVKLKPSILIRKPCESVDTDTEERGLSMRMKKKEKVNGKLKGIKEYGNQVNLKMHPTKEMMVAKRVRPDIPKTDYVKKASFTGVPTWKHRSKGSVMEIPSSFSEDETAETSASLE from the exons ATGGAAG AATCAAGTGGAGTGCACTCTGAAGAGAATAAAGCATCTATGGATAAAGATAGGAAAAGAAGGCTCAAGACACCTGCCCAGGTTATGGCTTTGGAAAAATTCTATGATG ATCACAAATACCCTACGGAAGAAATGAAGTCCCAACTTGCAGAGCAGATAGGATTGACAGAAAAGCAAATATCTGGATGGTTTTGTCACAGAAGgttaaaagacaaaaaactGTTCAGAGATGAAGCTTGTCCTAGTGGACGACAAGATCATTCAGGTGCTGTTATTCAGGATCGTGGCAGTGGACTTGTACAAGATTCATGTGGCAGCACAAAACATGGTGATTATAGGCACATTGATCCAAGGGAAGTTGAAAGCCGAAGGCTCTATCGTAATGATTTTCAGGCTGCAGACCTCACCTATGAGCATGCTACTCATTATACAGGAACTGTCAGTGGCACAGATAATACGTCTTCAGAAAGTAGCTCATCTTCGCAAGACAGGTTGTTTTGCCAAACTGAGGATCCAGATGATAGGGAAAATTCTAGATACCTAACACATAATGGAGTCATTGCACCCATAAATGCTACTAGTGAAAAAGTGATTGGATATAAGCCATCAGGATACTTGAAAGTGAAGGGTGAAATTGAAAATGCTGCTGTTACTGCTGTTAAGAGGCAATTGGGGCGTCATTATCGAGAGGATGGTCCGCTGCTTGGTGTGGAATTTCAACCACTTCCTCCTGGTGCATTTGAGTCTCCAATTAGGAATACCATCCGTG AACCTTACCATGTTGGGAATCCTTCCCTTTCCCATTCTCCAGATATCTCTGGACTGGAAAGGCAATCCAGTCTCAGCAAT AGATATGAGATGTACAATTCCAATATGGGTTCACAGGATTTATATATGGAAAGGGAAAATTGTGGCAGCATGCATGGCTCTGACAATCAGGACAAGATATCTCATCCCCAATTCAAACAGAATTCAACTGTTCTCAACCATACAAAACCTTTCTGTAAGCAGAACTCTTTCTCTGATCTGTATGAAGATTCTGCAGGAGAAACCACTGTTTACAGCAATAAGAGGAATCAAAGAATGAGCGGTAAGCATGATGTTGAAGGGATGAGGACTGATGCTATCGCTAATCGTCACACTCATTATGATGGGAAAATCGCAAGTGAGTTGCATGATTATGATAATGTCAGCCCCAACATCATCCATATGAGTGAAAAAGTCAAATTGAAGCCTTCGATATTGATTCGTAAGCCCTGCGAATCAGTTGATACAGATACAGAAGAGAGGGGGTTATCTATGAGGATGAAAAAG AAGGAGAAAGTCAATGGAAAACTCAAGGGTATTAAAGAATATGGAAACCAAGTTAACTTAAAGATGCATCCAACAAAGGAAATGATG GTTGCAAAACGAGTCAGACCTGATATTCCTAAAACAGACTATGTGAAAAAAGCATCATTCACCGGAGTGCCGACATGGAAACATCGGAGCAAAGG ATCTGTCATGGAGATCCCGTCTAGCTTTAGCGAGGATGAAACTGCAGAAACCAGCGCTTCCCTGGAATAG
- the LOC121239590 gene encoding homeobox-DDT domain protein RLT1-like isoform X3: MEESSGVHSEENKASMDKDRKRRLKTPAQVMALEKFYDDHKYPTEEMKSQLAEQIGLTEKQISGWFCHRRLKDKKLFRDEACPSGRQDHSGAVIQDRGSGLVQDSCGSTKHGDYRHIDPREVESRRLYRNDFQAADLTYEHATHYTGTVSGTDNTSSESSSSSQDRLFCQTEDPDDRENSRYLTHNGVIAPINATSEKVIGYKPSGYLKVKGEIENAAVTAVKRQLGRHYREDGPLLGVEFQPLPPGAFESPIRNTIREPYHVGNPSLSHSPDISGLERQSSLSNRYEMYNSNMGSQDLYMERENCGSMHGSDNQDKISHPQFKQNSTVLNHTKPFCKQNSFSDLYEDSAGETTVYSNKRNQRMSGKHDVEGMRTDAIANRHTHYDGKIASELHDYDNVSPNIIHMSEKVKLKPSILIRKPCESVDTDTEERGLSMRMKKKEKVNGKLKGIKEYGNQVNLKMHPTKEMMVAKRVRPDIPKTDYVKKASFTGVPTWKHRSKGLICHGDPV, encoded by the exons ATGGAAG AATCAAGTGGAGTGCACTCTGAAGAGAATAAAGCATCTATGGATAAAGATAGGAAAAGAAGGCTCAAGACACCTGCCCAGGTTATGGCTTTGGAAAAATTCTATGATG ATCACAAATACCCTACGGAAGAAATGAAGTCCCAACTTGCAGAGCAGATAGGATTGACAGAAAAGCAAATATCTGGATGGTTTTGTCACAGAAGgttaaaagacaaaaaactGTTCAGAGATGAAGCTTGTCCTAGTGGACGACAAGATCATTCAGGTGCTGTTATTCAGGATCGTGGCAGTGGACTTGTACAAGATTCATGTGGCAGCACAAAACATGGTGATTATAGGCACATTGATCCAAGGGAAGTTGAAAGCCGAAGGCTCTATCGTAATGATTTTCAGGCTGCAGACCTCACCTATGAGCATGCTACTCATTATACAGGAACTGTCAGTGGCACAGATAATACGTCTTCAGAAAGTAGCTCATCTTCGCAAGACAGGTTGTTTTGCCAAACTGAGGATCCAGATGATAGGGAAAATTCTAGATACCTAACACATAATGGAGTCATTGCACCCATAAATGCTACTAGTGAAAAAGTGATTGGATATAAGCCATCAGGATACTTGAAAGTGAAGGGTGAAATTGAAAATGCTGCTGTTACTGCTGTTAAGAGGCAATTGGGGCGTCATTATCGAGAGGATGGTCCGCTGCTTGGTGTGGAATTTCAACCACTTCCTCCTGGTGCATTTGAGTCTCCAATTAGGAATACCATCCGTG AACCTTACCATGTTGGGAATCCTTCCCTTTCCCATTCTCCAGATATCTCTGGACTGGAAAGGCAATCCAGTCTCAGCAAT AGATATGAGATGTACAATTCCAATATGGGTTCACAGGATTTATATATGGAAAGGGAAAATTGTGGCAGCATGCATGGCTCTGACAATCAGGACAAGATATCTCATCCCCAATTCAAACAGAATTCAACTGTTCTCAACCATACAAAACCTTTCTGTAAGCAGAACTCTTTCTCTGATCTGTATGAAGATTCTGCAGGAGAAACCACTGTTTACAGCAATAAGAGGAATCAAAGAATGAGCGGTAAGCATGATGTTGAAGGGATGAGGACTGATGCTATCGCTAATCGTCACACTCATTATGATGGGAAAATCGCAAGTGAGTTGCATGATTATGATAATGTCAGCCCCAACATCATCCATATGAGTGAAAAAGTCAAATTGAAGCCTTCGATATTGATTCGTAAGCCCTGCGAATCAGTTGATACAGATACAGAAGAGAGGGGGTTATCTATGAGGATGAAAAAG AAGGAGAAAGTCAATGGAAAACTCAAGGGTATTAAAGAATATGGAAACCAAGTTAACTTAAAGATGCATCCAACAAAGGAAATGATG GTTGCAAAACGAGTCAGACCTGATATTCCTAAAACAGACTATGTGAAAAAAGCATCATTCACCGGAGTGCCGACATGGAAACATCGGAGCAAAGGGTTG ATCTGTCATGGAGATCCCGTCTAG